One genomic window of Dermacentor andersoni chromosome 8, qqDerAnde1_hic_scaffold, whole genome shotgun sequence includes the following:
- the LOC126526330 gene encoding mitochondrial thiamine pyrophosphate carrier-like, producing the protein MIGHGGGKDDLANVDHMIAGAISGFVTRFLCQPFDVVKIRFQLQLDPIKASHPTAKYTGVWRGTRRILREEGINAFWKGHVPAQMLSVVYGGVQFSSWEYLTRQLETGLGPDRGQQWHNSINFTCGFASGCISTAVAHPFDVIRTRLVAQMEPKTYHSIGQAVSCMWRQEGPTAFYRGLLPTLLQIGPLSGFQFGFYFFFVNLWELLLHPESHVTGMSQSVACGALSGFVSKTLVYPLDLIKKRLQVQGFMAQGMQFGRYTGFVHCIRCIMMQEGVQGYFKGYMPSALKSMATTSCYFASYEAACEMLRLRQGSIVGGSDD; encoded by the exons ATGATCGGACACGGGGGCGGAAAGGACGACCTCGCCAATGTCGATCATATGATCGCCGGCGCGATCAGCGGGTTCGTCACACGTTTCCTTTGCCAGCCGTTCGACGTCGTGAAGATCCGATTCCAG CTACAGCTGGACCCCATCAAGGCGTCCCACCCGACTGCCAAGTACACGGGAGTATGGCGCGGGACTCGGCGCATTCTTCGCGAGGAAGGCATCAACGCCTTCTGGAAAGGACATGTGCCCGCTCAGATGCTCTCCGTTGTCTACGGTGGAGTTCAG TTCTCCTCTTGGGAATACCTGACACGGCAGCTTGAGACGGGCCTTGGACCCGACCGTGGCCAGCAGTGGCACAACAGCATCAACTTCACGTGCGGCTTTGCATCAGGCTGCATCAGCACCGCCGTGGCTCATCCTTTCGACGTTATACGAACCCGCCTCGTAGCACAGATGGAACCCAAG ACTTACCATTCTATAGGGCAGGCGGTGAGCTGCATGTGGCGGCAGGAGGGCCCCACGGCCTTCTACCGTGGCTTGCTGCCCACCCTTCTGCAGATTGGGCCCCTGTCAGGATTCCAGTTtggcttctacttcttcttcgtCAACctctgggagctgctgctccatCCCGAGAGCCACGTAACCG GTATGAGCCAGAGCGTGGCCTGCGGAGCCCTCTCCGGCTTTGTGTCCAAGACACTCGTCTACCCCCTGGATCTCATCAAGAAGAGGCTGCAA GTGCAAGGTTTCATGGCACAGGGCATGCAGTTTGGGCGGTACACAGGCTTCGTCCACTGCATACGCTGCATCATGATGCAAGAGGGTGTGCAGGGCTACTTCAAGGGCTACATGCCAAGCGCCCTCAAGTccatggccaccacctcctgctACTTCGCCTCCTATGAGGCCGCCTGCGAGATGCTTCGGCTACGGCAAGGCAGCATCGTTGGGGGAAGTGACGATTGA